Part of the Pseudodesulfovibrio hydrargyri genome is shown below.
CGAGCTGATCGCCCAGGGAGACCTGGAAATCGTTGGTCTCCATGCCCGCGCCGTCGGGCGTGTTCCCCACGCGCGGAGCGAAGTTGAAGACGATGGTTACGTCCTCGCCCGCCCGGGTGGCTATGGCCTGGGACAGGGTGTCCTCGGAACCGGCCCGGGCGTCGAGCTCCATGAGCCGCTCACCCTCTTGCGGGTTCTGGTCCGTGCCCCAGGTCTTCATGGAGCCGCTCCCGTCCGGGCTTGCGACCATGAGAGAACGGAACGCCAGGCCGCGTGACGGGGGAGAATCCGGCTCGCCGGACCCGCCTGTATTCTGCCAGTGGTTCACGTCGTCGAGGTAGGACCAGCGGTCGCCGTCGTAGCCCGAGGCCTCGAAGCCCGGGTTGAGCACGATCTGCACGGGGGTGGTCTCGGGGTAGATGGTCACGCCGTCCTGGGCCGGAAGGGCTTCGCTTTCCACGGGCGCGGAGGACAGGGTTTCGGCCTGGGGCGTGGCCGTGGCCGCGAACAGGGAGCTTTGGCCGTCCAGGGCGTCCAGGCCGTCGCCCAACAGCCCGGGGTCGTCGGCGTAGGTTCCGGCCCCGGACCCGCCGGGCGCGTCGTCGGCCGCGGTCTCGAATTCCCGGTCAAAGGCGAACAGATAGACGCCGCCCGGCACCAGCTGGCCGTCGAGCATCTCGAAGACCGGCAGGGCGTCCTCCCCGGCCAGGGTCAGGTATCCGGCAAGGATCACGGTCCCGCCGCCGTTCGGGGTGATGACCAGATCATCCCCCGAGGCCGCGAAATCCGCTTGGGACAGGTCGAAAGCGAACCGCACCGGAACACCCGCCGCCAGTCGATACGTTGCCGTTTCGCCGGGTTCGGGAAGTTCCACTTTGATCTGTTCGACCATGACCGTGCTCCTCGGAATTGACTCCACTCGATGCCGCCGCAAGTATTCCCTACCATGAGTAGAATGGGCACTGTTTTTTGTCAACGTACGTATTGTGCATAATTCCTAATGGTTAGTTTGTGCAAAAACCCAGGGTCAGTTTTGTGTCCTGGGTTAGAGCCGGACATGCCTATCCGAGCGGGCACCCGGTCGGGGAGAATCGGTTGGTCGCGTGGTGAAGATTCGGCCGCATGTGTTTCGCGCATCCGGCCAAGCTCGCGGCAGGGCTTTACAGGCCCGGATCGGTCCCGTAGACCGGAAAGCATGAAGACACTCGACCTGCACGACTGGCCCCGAAAGAGCCTGTACGACTATTTCCGGACCCTGCCCTCGCCCCATTTCTCCCTGACCGCCGACGTGGACGTGACCGCGCTCATCACCAAGGCCAAGCCGCGCGGCATCGCCCCGTTCAGCGCCGTGCTCTACGCGGTCATGCGCGCCGCCAACCGCATCCCCGAGTTCCGCCAGCGGCTCGACGGCCCGGACGTGGTCGAGTTCGACACCGTCCACCCCGCGCCCACCGTGCCCATCGACGGTGACCGCTTCGCCTTCTGCTATTTCGACTACGCCGACCGCTGGCCCGACTTCGACCACGCCTGCGCCCGGGCCATCGAAACGGGCAAGCAACAGACCGAACTCAAGGACGATGCCGCCCACCGCCTGGACCTCGTCTTCACCACCTGCCTGCCCTGGCTGCACTTCACCTCCATGCACCACCCGGTCCAGGGACCCGACGACTCCTTCCCCCGCGTCGCCTGGGGTAAATTCACCGAACAGAACGGCCGCTGGACCATGCCCGTCAACCTCCAGGTCCACCACGCCCTGGCCGACGGCCTGCACGCCGGACGGTTCTACCAGTACATGCAGGAGACCCTGGACGGGTTCGAGTAGGCGCGGCGGTGGCAGGCCTCCGGCGGGCCCTCGCCGGGCGGGCGTCTCCGACGGCCAAAAAACCTTTTGAAAAAGGTTCTTTGGAACCTCCCAAACTTTTTGTGTGCCTTCGGCAGGGGCGTGTGGGCAGCGCCCTGGTCTCTCCGAAGGAGCCGCCGAAGGCCTCCCCTAATCCAATGAAATGACCTCCCCGCTCTCAAGCGGCTCGATGCCCAGGTGCGCGGCCACGGTCTGGCCGACGTCGGCGAAGGTGTCGCGCAGGCCTGCGGAGCCGGGCAGGACCGGGGGGCCGAAGAGGAGCACGGGCACGCATTCGCGGGTGTGGTCCGTGCCTTTCCAGGTGGGATCGCAGCCGTGGTCGGCGGTGATCACGGCCAGGTCGCCGGGCTTGAGCTTGGGGATGAAGGCGGCGATGCGGGCGTCGATGTATTCCAGGGCGGCGGCGTATCCGGCCACATCGCGGCGGTGTCCCCATTCGGAATCGAACTCCACGAAATTGGCGAAGATCAGGGATCCGTTCGGGGCGTGGGCGGCTTCGGTCTCGACGAGGTCGAAGAGGGTGGCCGAGTCCGGCCCCTTGACCGCCTTGGTGATGCCGCGATGGGCGAAGATGTCGCTGATCTTGCCGACCGAGACGACCTCGCGCCTGGCGTCCTTGAGCTTGTCCAGGAGGGTGGGCGCGGGCGGTTCCAGGGCGTAGTCGCGGCGGTTGGCGGTGCGGGTGAAGTTGCCCGGCTCGCCGACGAACGGGCGGGCGATGACCCGGCCGATGTTGTAGCCGCTCAGCAGTTCGCGTACGAGTTCGCAGAGCCGCAGCAGCCGGTCCAGGCCGAAGGTTCGTTCGTGGGCCGCGATTTGGAAGACCGAATCGGCCGAGGTGTAGCAGATGGGCTTGTGGGAGCGCATGTGTTCCTCGCCCAGCTCCTTGAGGATTTCGGTGCCCGAGGCGGCGCGGTTGCCGAGGATACCGGGCAGATCGCCCTGTCCGATGATGGCCTCGGTCAACTCCCTGGGAAAGCTCGGGTAGTCGGGCGGGAACAGGCCCCAGTCGAAGGAGACGGGCACTCCGGCCAGTTCCCAGTGGCCGCTGGGCGTGTCCTTGCCCCGGCTGACCTCGCGGGCCGCCGCGAACCGGCCGCGCAGGACCGGCGACTTGAGGTTCGGCGGCACGGTTCCGGTGGCCAGCTGGGCGGCCAGCCCCAGGCCGAGGGAGGCCATGCAGGGCAGGGCGAGAGGGCCTGTGCGCAACCCGTCGCGATCCGCTTCGCCACGCGCGCAGGCTTCGGCGATGTGGCCCAGGGTGTCGGCCCCGGCGTCGCCGTATTGGTCGGCGTCCGGGGCCCAGCCGATGCCGAGCGAGTCGAGGACCAGGATGAAGGCGCGCGGCATCAGACGTTCTCCTCGGCGTTCCGGACGGTGATTCGTTCGCGGACCACCGGGCGGGGTACCGGAGGGGCGTCGCCGATGGTCACGGCCGCGCGGATGCGTTCGGCGGCCATGTCGGCCTGGACCTCGTCGCGGGCGCGGACCGTGCACAGGGGGTTGTTGGGGCCGACCGCGTCGCCGATGCGGGCGAATCCGGTCATGCCAACACCGTGGTCGATGGCCTGGTCCGCGCGGGTGCGCCCGCCGCCCATGGCCACCAGGGCCATGCCCACTCCCCGGCTGTCCATGGCCGTGATGAAGCCCGGCCTGTCCGGATGCACGGGCCGCTTCACGGGCGCGATGTCGAGGTATTCGCCCGACCGTTCCAGAAAATCCGTAGGCCCGCCCAGCCCGGCGACCATGCGTTCGAACCGTTCGGCCGCCGCGCCGCTGGCCAGGGCCGTCTCCATTTTGCGCGAGGCGTCGGCCATGTCTTCGGCCACGCCCGCCAACATCAGCAGTTCGCCGGTGCAGGCCAGGGTGACCTCGGCCAATCTCGGCTCGCGGCTTACGCCGGTCAGGAAACGCACGGCCTCGCAGACCTCCACCGCGTTGCCCACGGTGTCGCCCAGGACCTCGTTCATGTCCGTGAGCAGGGCCGTGGTCGGCACGCCCGCTCCCGTGGCCACGGTCACGATGGACTCGGCCAACGCCCGCGCGTCATCGAAATCCTCCATGAACGCGCCGCTGCCGAATTTCACGTCCATGATCAGCCCCTGCAATCCGGCGGCCAGCTTCTTGGACAGGATCGAGGCCGTGATCAGGTCCAGGGACTCCACCGTGGCGGTCACGTCGCGCACCGCGTACAGCCGCCGGTCGGCCGGGGCCAGGTCCGCCGTCTGCCCGATGATGGCGCAGCCCGCTTCCCGGACCACTTTGGCGAAGGTCTCCAGATCCGGCGCGGTGTCATACCCCGGAATGGCGTCGAATTTGTCCAGCGTGCCGCCCGTGTGCCCCAGGCCGCGCCCGGAGATCATCGGCACGAACGCTCCGCACGCAGCCGCCAGGGGTCCCAGGATCAGGCTGACCTTGTCGCCCACGCCGCCGGTCGAGTGTTTGTCCGCCACGCCGCGCGCAATGCCAAGCGAAGGCCAGTCCAGCACCCTCCCCGAGTCGCGCATGGCCTCGGTCAGCCGGATGCGCTCGGCCAGGGTCATGCCCCGGAAAAAGACGGCCATGGCGAACGCCGCCACCTGGCCCTCGCTCGCCGAGCCGTCCGTGACGCCCCGGACCATGGCCCGGATGTCGGACTCGGACAATTCCAGCCCGTCCCGCTTCCTGCGAATGATCTCCTGCGGTATGAACGTCATGTGTGGTGCCTCCGGCGGCCGGGGGAAGGGGAGGAAAAACCCTTTGGAAAGGGTTCTTTCCTCCCCTTCCCCCGGACCCCCATCCCCTCCTTTTCCCAAACTTTTTGGTGCCGCTTCGCGGGGTGGGAACTCGGTGGGGTTGTCGTTTGCTCGGTTAGAGGCCGAGGTGGTTTTTTACGTCGTTGAGCAGGCCGGACGCGCCGAAGCGCAGGGTCTGCGGGGTGGCCCAGCCCTGGCCCATGATCTGGTCCGCGAGATAGAGGTAGCCCGCCGCGTCGGCCACGCTCCTGAGGCCGCCGGACGGCTTGAAGCCGAGGGGGCGCTTGACCTTGGGGGTCATCTCGCGGATCGCCTCGAGCATGACCGCCGCCGCGTCCAGGGTGGCCCCGCCCGGCACCTTGCCCGTGGACGTCTTGATGAAGTCCGCGCCCGCTTCGATGGCGTCCCGGCTGGCCTCGCCGATGATCTTGAGCGACTGCAACTGGCTCGTTTCCAGGATGACCTTGAGCAGGACCGTTTCGCCGCAGACCTCCCGCACCTGTTGCAGCAGGGTGATGGCCTGGTCGCGGTGCCCCGCCTTGTACCGCTTGTAGGGCAGGACCACGTCCACCTCCTGGGCCCCGACCGCCACCTGCGCCTTGGCCTCGGCCACGGCCTTGGCCGCGTCGGGCAACCCGTGCGGGAAGTTGCAGACCGTGGCCACGCGCACCCCGGTTCCCCGGAGTTCGTTCAGGGCCAGGGGCACGAATTTGTCGTATACGCAGACCGCCGCCACATGTCCCTTGGGTGTGACCGCGCGCGAGCACAGGTCGCGGATCGTCTCGTCGGTGTCGTTCTCGCCCAGCGAGGTCAGGTCCATGGAGGTCAGGGCGCGCAGGGCGTACGCCTCGTCGGCTCGGACCTGTGCGGCCTCTTCCGTCAATGTCTTCAAATCTTTCATAATCACCGTTGGTTAAGGTTTTTCGGCCCGAAGGACTCGGGCAGCAGTTCGTCCAGGGTCATGGTCAGCAGGACCCCGCGTTCGTTGCAGATATGAACCTTGGTGCCCGGTCCGGCGAATTCGCGGATGCGCTGGCGGCAGCCGCCGCACGGGGTGCATGGCGTGTCGCCGGGGCCGACCACCACCAGTTCGCGGATGGTTCCGCCTCCGCCCAGGACCATGGCGGAGATGGCCGACTGCTCGGCGCAACTGCCCAGCGGATAGGCCGCGTTCTCCACGTTGCAGCCGGTGTACACCCCGCCCGCGTCCGTGACCAGGGCCGCGCCCACAGGGTGGTTGGAGTACGGGGCGTAGGCCCGGTCGCGGGCCGCGACGGCCAAACGGATGAGTTCAGGAATGTCGGGCATCTATCGCTCCTTGACGTAGGGTATGCCGTCCGCCTTGGGGGCCGTCACCTTGCCCACGAACCCGGCCAGCAGGATCACGGTCATGACGTAGGGCAGCATGATGATGAACTGGACGGGTATCTCGCCCACCAGGGGCAGGGACACACCCTGCAGCCGGGCCTGGAGCGCGTCGGTGAAGGCGAAGAGCAGGCAGGCGGTCACGGTCGGGCCGGGCCGCCACTTGCCGAAGATCATGGCCGCCAGGGCCAGGTACCCCTTGCCCGCGGTCATGTCGCGGATGAAGCTCGCGCCCAGCGCGGTGGACAGGGAAGCCCCGGCCACGCCGCACAGCGCGCCCGCGATGAGCACCGCCCGGTAGCGCAGCCAGGCCACCGAGATGCCCGCCGTGTCCACGGCCTCCGGGTTCTCGCCCACGGCCCGCAGCCGTAGCCCGAACCGGGTCTTGTAAAGCATGAAGGAGACGCAGGGAATCAGGGCGAAGGTCGCGTAGGTCAGCAGGGTGTGGCCGCTGACCAACTCGGCGTAGATCGGGCCCAGCACCGGCACCCCGCGCAACGCCTCGGCGCCGGGCAGGGTCAGGGCCATGAATCGCGCCCCTTGCGGCAGGGGCGGGGTGTCTCCGTTGATGTGGAAGATGGCGTGCCCCAGCGTCGGGGCCAGCCCGGCGACCACTATGTTGATGGCCATGCCCGAGACCACTTGGTTGCCCCGGTGGGTGATACAGGCGAACCCGTGCAGCAGGGCGAGCAGAAGGCAGGCGAGGATGGCGCAGACGAGCCCGAGCCAGGCCGAGCCGGTCAGATAGCTGACAGTGGCCGCCGTGAACGCCCCGCCGAGCATCTTGCCCTCCAGGCCGATGTCGATGACCGCCGCCCGTTCCGAACACAATCCGGCCAGGGCGGCCAGGATCAGCGGCGTGCTGATGCGCAGGGTGGCGTCGGCCGTGAGCAGCAGCTGCATCCACAGGTCGGTCATGCCGGGGCCTCCTTGCGCGGGAAGATGCGCTCCAGCCGGTGCCGGTACAGATGTTCCAGGGCGCCGGTGAACAGGATGACCAGCCCCTGGATGGTCCAGATCATGTCCCGGGTGATGGCCGGCATCTCGAAGGCCAGCTCGGCCCCGCCCTGAAACAGCGCGCCCATGAGCAGGGAGGCGAGCACGATGCCCGCCGGGTGGTTGCGGCCCATGAGCGCTATGGCGATGCCCACGAACCCGCATCCGTTGGTGAAGTTGATGACCACCCGGTGCTGTTCGCCCATGAGCTCGTTCACGCCCATGAGCCCGGCCAGCGCCCCGGACAGGAGCATGGAGACCATGATCGCCCTGGCCGGGGAGATGCCGCTGTACACGGCCGCATCCGGGTTGCGGCCCACGGCCCGGATCTCGTAGCCCCAGCGGGTGTGCCAGATGAACAGCCAGACGCCCACGCAGCAGAGCAGGGCGATGACCAGGGCCAGGTTGGCGGGCGAATGGGCCATCTCGATGCCGAGCGATCCGGCCAGCTCGTGCAGCTTGGGCATCCACGCGGACTCCGGGAAGGGCGATGTCTCGGGCAGCTGGGAGCCGGGCCGCTTGAGCCAGTTCACCAGCAGGAAGGTCATGACCGACGAGCCGATGAAGTTGAACATGATCGTGGTGATGACGATGTGCGAGCCGCGTTTGGCCTGGAGGTAGGCCGGAATGGCCGCCCAGGCCGCGCCGAACAGGGCCCCGCCGAGCACGGTCAGGGGCAGGACGGCCCAGAACGGCAGGTCGCCCAGGTACAGGCAGACCAACCCGATGCCCAGGCCGCCGAGGTATGCCTGGCCCTCGCCGCCGATGTTGAACAGGTAGCAGTGGAAGGCCACGGCCACGGCCAGGCCGGTGAAGATGAAATTGGTGGCGTAGTACAGGGTGTAGCCGATGGCCTCGCCGTAGCCGAAGGCCCCGTAGACCAGGTGGCCGAACGCCTTGACCGGGTCCTGGCCCATGGCCAGGATGACCAGGCCCGAGACCAGGAAGGCGGTCAGCAGGTTCAGCGCCGGGATCAGCCCCGCATTGACCCAGCCGGGGAGCTTGGACTGCGCCATCTACGCCGCCTCCCCACTGTCCGGCGTCCCGGCGCAGCCCGCCATGAGCAGGCCCAGGGCGCATTCGTTTGCGCCTTTCGCGGCCATCTCGCCCACGATGCGCCCGTCGAACATGACCACGATGCGGTCGGCCAGCGACAATATCTCATCCAGCTCCACCGAGACCAGGAGCACGCCCTTGCCCCGGTCGCGCAACTCGATGAGGCGGTTGTGGATGAACTCGATGGCCCCGATGTCCACCCCGCGAGTGGGCTGGCCCACCAGCAACAGGTCCGGGTCGCGTTCCATCTCCCGGGCCAGGACGAGCTTCTGCTGGTTGCCCCCGGAAAAGCCCGTGGCCGGGAGGTCCGGGTTGGACGGGCGCACGTCGAACCGGTCCATGTACTCGCGGCACAGGTCGCGGACCTTGGCCTGGTCCATGAGTATCCTGCCGTTCACGTCGCGTCCGCTGTGGTAGCCGAGGATCATGTTCTCGGCCGCGGTGAAATCCATGATCATGGCCGTGCGGTGGCGGTCTTCGGCCACATGCCCCACGCCCAGCCGGTGCATGCCCTGCGGATCGGTGCGTTTTCCCTGCCCGGCGATGACCTCGCCCTTGAACCGGATGGTCCCGGAGGACGGCGCGGCCACCCCGGCCAGGACCTCCAGCAGCGCGGACTGGCCGTTGCCCGAGACCCCGGCCACGCCGAGGATTTCGCCCCGCCTGAGGGTCAGGGAGACGTCCTTGAGCCGGTGCACGCCCGCCGCGTTGCGGTAATTGACCTTGTCCAGTTCCAGGAGGGGGGCGCCGGGCGTGGCCTCGGTCTTGTCCACCCGGAGCAGGACCTTGCGGCCGACCATGAGCTCGGCCAGCTCCTCCTTGCTCGTCTCCGAGGTCCTGCGGTGGGCGACCATGGCTCCGCGCCGCATGATGGACACGGTGTCGGTGGCGGCCATGATCTCGCGCAGCTTGTGGGTGATCAGGATGACCGTGCGCCCCTGGCCGCGCAGGGTGTCGAGCATGGCGAACAGGCGGCTCGCCTCCTGGGGCGTGAGCACGCCCGTGGGCTCGTCCAGGATCAGGATTTCGGCCCCGCGATACAGGGCCTTGAGAATCTCCACGCGCTGTTGCAGCCCCACAGGCAGGTCGCCGACCACCGCGTCCGGGTCCACCTCCAGGCCGTACTCACGGCCGAGCCGCTCAAGTTCCCGCCGGGCGTGGCGCAGGGAGGTTTTTATCAGTCCGCCTTCCTCGGCCCCGAGGATGACGTTTTCGAGCACCGTGAACGGTTCCACCAGCATGAAGTGCTGATGAACCATGCCGATGCCCTGGCCGATGGCCTGGGCCGGGCTGGTGATCCTCACGTCCCGGCCGTTGATGCGGATGCGTCCGCTGTCCGCCTGGTAAAAGCCGTAGAGCATGCCCATGAGCGTGGACTTGCCCGCCCCGTTCTCGCCCACGATGCCGTGGATGGTGCCCTTGGCCACGGCCATGGACACGTCCCGGTTGGCCCGTACCGGCCCGAAGGACTTGTTCAGCTCGAGGAGTTCGACCGCCGGGGGGGCCGCATGGTCGGGAGAGGAGCCCATGCTACTGGTCCATTATCTCGAAATAGTTGGTCACTTTGATCCGGCCCGCGATGATATCCGCCTTGGCCCGATCCACGCGCGCCCGCATCTCGGGGGTGATCAGGGACTCGTTGTATTGATCGAGCGAGTAGTCCACCCCGCCCTCGGCCAGCCCGAGCAGGCGGGTACCCGGCTTCCAGGTGCCGTTCCCGGCGTCGCGCAGGGCCTCGAACACGGCCAGGTCCACGCGCTTGACCATGGAGGTCAGCACGCTGCCGGGATGCATGTAGTTCTGGTTCGCGTCCGTGCCGATGGAGAACCTGTGCAGGTCGGCGGCCGCCTGGAGCACACCCAGACCGGAGCTGCCCGCCGCCTGGTAGATCACGTCCGCGCCCCGGTCGAACTGGGAGCGGGCCAGCTCGCCCGCCTTGATCGGGTCGCCCCAGGCCGCCGGGGTGTTCCCGGTCATGTTCTCGAAAATTCGGATGTCCTTGTTCACGTATTGCGCGCCCTCCTTATAGCCCAGGGCGAACTTGCGGATCAGCGGGATGTCCATGCCGCCCACGAATCCGATCTTGCCGGTCTTGGTCTTCATGGCCGCGATCATGCCCACCAGAAACGACCCCTCGTGCTCCCTGAAGACCACGGACTGCACGTTGGGTTGGTCCACGGCCATGTCCACGATGACGAACCGGGTGTCCGGGAAGCGCGGGGCGATCTGCTCCAGGACCGAGGCGTAGGAGAAGCCGACCACGATGATCGGGTCATACCCGCGCGCCGCGAAGCGCTGCATGGCCTGGGCGTACTGGGACTCGTTGGTCGGCGTGAACTCCTGGTACGAGAGGCCGGATTCCTTCTTGAATCGTTCCGCGCCTCTGAAGGCGGCCTCGTTGAACGACCTGTCGGACTTGCCCACCTGGTCATAGAGCAGGGCGGGCTTGAAGGCCGACGCGGTGCCGGAACACAGGGCCAGGGCCAGGATCATAAGGGCGGGTATGAGCGAGCGGGGCATGGGTTCTCCACCTGGGGCGGAACCTGCCGGATTCCGCCGGATTGTCGAAAAAGGGCCGGGGCGCGGTGAATTATGCTACCCCATACGCCGCGCCGAGCCAAGCGGACGCGCGGCGGGAGCCCCGGCGGCACCACCGGGCCCGCCGCCGGAAAACCGTCCGCCACGACCGGCTAGCGGTCCATGATGTCGAAGTAGTTGGTGACCATGATCTTGCCCGAGATGATGTCGACCTTGGCCTGGTCCACCCTGGCCTTCATCTCCGGGGTGATCAGGGCTTCATTGTATTTGTCCAGAGCGTAGCCCACTCCGCCCTCGGCCAGGCCCAGGACCTTCAGGCCGGGCTGCCAGTCGCCGTTGCGCATGTCCTGCATGGCCTGGTACACGGCCAGGTCCACGCGCTTGACCATGGAGGTCAGCACGCTACCGGGATGGATATAGTTCTGGTTGGAGTCCACGCCGATGGAGAACTTCTTGGCGTCGGCCGCGGCCTGGAGCACGCCCATGCCGGACCCGCCCGCCGCGGTGAAGACCACGTCCGCGCCCCGGTCGAACTGGGAGCGGGCCAGCTCGCCCGCCTTGATCGGGTCGCCCCAGGCCGCCGGGGTGGTCCCGGTCATGTTCTCGAAAATCCGGATGTCCTTGTTCACGTATTGCGCGCCCTCCTTGTACCCGAGGGCGAACTTGCGGATCAGCGGCACGTCCATGCCGCCCACGAAGCCTATCTTGCCGGTCCGCGTCTTCATGGCTGCGATCATGCCCACCAAAAAGGACCCCTCATGCTCCTTGAAGACCACGGACTGCACGTTGGGCTGGGTCACGACCATGTCGATGATCACGAATTTGGTGTCCGGGAACTCCGGGGCGATCTTCTCCAATGCCGAGGCGAACGAGAACCCGACCACCACGATCAGGTCGCTGCCCTTGGTCGCGAACCGCCGCAACGCCTGCTCGTACTGGGATTCGTTGGTCGGCTCGAAGTCCCGGTACCTGATGCCGGTCTCCTGCGAAAACTTCTCGGCCCCCATGTGCGCGGCCTGGTTGAAGGACTTGTCGAATTTGCCGCCCAGGTCGTAGATCACGGCCGGGTCCAGGGCCAGCGCGTTGCCTGTGAAAAGCGCCAGAACCAAGGCAACCACGGCGGGTATCATCAGCTTGCGGAACATGTATGCCTCCCAAACGGTTTCGCGGAAACTCCCCTGTCACCGCCACAACAAATCCAACCGGACCGGTTCGCCCCGCCCGCACCACACGGCGCGGGGGCATACCACGCTATACTCCATCACCCGCTGAACGCCAACCGGAACGTGGGCCAGGCTGAACTCGATAAGACGGTTTCGCGGCGTGTTGGGGCAGTGGATAAAAAGGGCGCGTTCATAAATCGGCATCATCCGCGAAGCGGTCCAAAAAAGTTTCGGAGGGTGAGAGGGGATGGGGGAAGGGACGGCCGGGCTATTCGCCGAGATTGAGGAGTTTTTTGAGGGAGCGGGAGTCGTTGAAGTCGGCGCGGTTGAGGAGGTGTTGCAGGAAGGCCTGGCCCGCCGTGCTCAAGCGGCGGGAGGCACTGACGAACGCGTTGAAGTCCATGGTGAAGTCGAACCCCTTGACGTTCAGGGTGGCGAGCCTGCCGTCCTCCACTTCCCGCTTGACGGCCGAGTAGGGCAGGGCGGTCAGGTAGCCCTCCACCTGGGCGAAGCGTTTGGCCGTGGCCACCCGGCTGACCACCACGCCCGGTTCCTGCATGGGCGTGTTCTTGAACAGTTCGCGCACGAACAGCCGGATCTGGGTGCCTTTTTCGCGCCAGACGAACTGGTAGCCGAGCATGTCCTCTGGGGTGACCTCCTCTTTCTTGCAGATGTCGCTGTCGGTGCGGGTCACGATGACCAGCCGTTCCCTGTGCACCAGGGCCCGGATAAGCTGCCGGGTCTCCACACCCGCGCCGCCGCCGAAGCCGATTTCCGCATCGCCGTTGACGACCATCTGCTTGACCTCGTGGGTGTTGCCCGAGAGCTGCTCGATGGTCACGCCCGGGAACTGTTCGCGGAAGGACGCGATGGCCGGGGGCAGCAGGTAGGTGGCGATG
Proteins encoded:
- a CDS encoding BMP family lipoprotein produces the protein MPRSLIPALMILALALCSGTASAFKPALLYDQVGKSDRSFNEAAFRGAERFKKESGLSYQEFTPTNESQYAQAMQRFAARGYDPIIVVGFSYASVLEQIAPRFPDTRFVIVDMAVDQPNVQSVVFREHEGSFLVGMIAAMKTKTGKIGFVGGMDIPLIRKFALGYKEGAQYVNKDIRIFENMTGNTPAAWGDPIKAGELARSQFDRGADVIYQAAGSSGLGVLQAAADLHRFSIGTDANQNYMHPGSVLTSMVKRVDLAVFEALRDAGNGTWKPGTRLLGLAEGGVDYSLDQYNESLITPEMRARVDRAKADIIAGRIKVTNYFEIMDQ
- a CDS encoding BMP family lipoprotein — translated: MFRKLMIPAVVALVLALFTGNALALDPAVIYDLGGKFDKSFNQAAHMGAEKFSQETGIRYRDFEPTNESQYEQALRRFATKGSDLIVVVGFSFASALEKIAPEFPDTKFVIIDMVVTQPNVQSVVFKEHEGSFLVGMIAAMKTRTGKIGFVGGMDVPLIRKFALGYKEGAQYVNKDIRIFENMTGTTPAAWGDPIKAGELARSQFDRGADVVFTAAGGSGMGVLQAAADAKKFSIGVDSNQNYIHPGSVLTSMVKRVDLAVYQAMQDMRNGDWQPGLKVLGLAEGGVGYALDKYNEALITPEMKARVDQAKVDIISGKIMVTNYFDIMDR
- a CDS encoding LysR family transcriptional regulator, producing MNETSLKVFMAVCETGSFTKAASELFITQPAVSRHVQALEHLYGVDLFDRRGRSIELTPNGEILRAKARELFALHAEVESLFNDIVELRRGKITIAASATIATYLLPPAIASFREQFPGVTIEQLSGNTHEVKQMVVNGDAEIGFGGGAGVETRQLIRALVHRERLVIVTRTDSDICKKEEVTPEDMLGYQFVWREKGTQIRLFVRELFKNTPMQEPGVVVSRVATAKRFAQVEGYLTALPYSAVKREVEDGRLATLNVKGFDFTMDFNAFVSASRRLSTAGQAFLQHLLNRADFNDSRSLKKLLNLGE